Proteins from a single region of Chloroflexota bacterium:
- a CDS encoding right-handed parallel beta-helix repeat-containing protein — MDRTMIFDFRFLIFDWMRAHAARIIFGVMLGAMLAFAMTPAHAQTPAATLLPGQRAQWRFDYTGDNSTIRIAFNSPGAYRVTMEVFTPEQIAAMQRGEQPKPVGLGTPTREVTLFWSGAFRSGGTYNVIIDNGGEYPINYRLEIVGPGVSGAAQIFSQAAAPASNTVEQAGRRYVTANLSSTTNQAELKLPVPPEPEKCTRANQIPPVIQSSIKLCPGEVYPPLKIVGNNIALFGDPARQAIVTGNARQFAITAEGSNIWIDGITVQAKTDPKDLGSWLCQYDECKFATRPTPTIINGGLAYGGGILLKATNSTVHNVVVRGGTIGIATVDGYANNIVNNQLNDLNGWGSFNINSNASYFVGNQLDRNNHGCTTPDGNKYLNGCETAGWVCLACKNNVITRNRCELSGNCYYMSGERNLGSGDNKFIANYCAGATSNCFEITFSFGNLLQDNIATVEPKANKPCKYPFWIGGSVVMVQNNLWQCTIDPDKAFNESRDSTVVATNVINIDAFGMVQVSPLVSPTRVPTRTPEPTVVPLGARMRPGLRYEPLP; from the coding sequence GTGGATCGGACGATGATTTTCGATTTTCGATTTCTGATTTTCGATTGGATGCGCGCGCACGCGGCGCGAATTATATTTGGAGTGATGCTGGGCGCGATGCTGGCTTTCGCCATGACGCCGGCGCACGCGCAGACGCCGGCGGCAACGCTGTTGCCGGGGCAACGCGCGCAGTGGCGGTTCGATTACACCGGCGACAATTCCACGATTCGCATCGCGTTCAATTCACCGGGCGCGTATCGCGTGACGATGGAAGTGTTTACGCCGGAACAAATCGCGGCGATGCAACGCGGCGAACAACCCAAGCCAGTGGGACTGGGCACGCCGACGCGTGAGGTCACGCTATTCTGGTCGGGCGCGTTTCGGTCGGGCGGCACGTACAATGTCATCATTGACAATGGCGGCGAGTATCCCATCAACTACCGACTGGAGATCGTGGGACCGGGTGTGAGCGGCGCGGCGCAAATCTTTTCGCAAGCCGCCGCGCCAGCATCGAACACGGTCGAGCAAGCGGGACGGCGCTACGTCACCGCGAATCTTTCTTCGACGACGAATCAAGCTGAGTTGAAATTGCCGGTTCCGCCCGAGCCGGAGAAATGCACGCGCGCGAATCAAATTCCGCCAGTGATTCAATCGTCCATCAAGTTGTGCCCTGGTGAAGTTTATCCGCCGCTCAAGATTGTCGGCAACAACATCGCGCTCTTTGGCGATCCGGCGCGGCAAGCGATTGTCACCGGCAACGCGCGTCAATTCGCGATTACGGCAGAGGGATCGAACATTTGGATTGACGGCATCACGGTGCAAGCGAAAACGGATCCGAAAGACCTGGGTTCGTGGTTGTGCCAGTACGACGAATGCAAGTTCGCCACGCGTCCAACGCCGACGATCATCAACGGCGGACTCGCGTACGGCGGCGGCATTCTGCTCAAGGCGACGAATTCGACCGTGCACAATGTCGTGGTGCGCGGCGGCACGATTGGCATCGCAACCGTGGATGGGTACGCGAACAATATCGTCAACAATCAGTTGAATGACTTGAACGGCTGGGGTTCGTTCAACATCAATAGCAACGCGAGTTATTTCGTCGGCAATCAGTTGGATCGCAACAATCATGGTTGCACGACGCCGGATGGCAACAAGTATCTCAATGGTTGCGAGACGGCGGGCTGGGTCTGCCTTGCCTGCAAGAACAATGTCATCACGCGCAATCGGTGCGAGTTGAGCGGCAACTGTTATTACATGAGCGGCGAACGCAACCTGGGCAGCGGCGACAATAAATTCATCGCGAATTATTGCGCGGGCGCGACCTCGAATTGTTTCGAGATCACATTCTCGTTTGGGAATTTGTTACAGGATAATATCGCGACGGTCGAGCCGAAAGCGAACAAACCGTGCAAGTATCCGTTTTGGATTGGCGGCTCGGTCGTGATGGTGCAGAACAATTTGTGGCAGTGCACGATTGATCCGGACAAGGCGTTCAACGAATCGCGCGATTCGACCGTCGTCGCGACGAACGTCATCAACATTGACGCGTTTGGAATGGTGCAAGTGTCGCCACTCGTCAGCCCGACGCGCGTGCCCACGCGCACACCCGAACCGACCGTCGTGCCGCTCGGCGCGCGGATGCGTCCTGGGTTGCGGTACGAACCGTTGCCGTAG
- a CDS encoding DUF433 domain-containing protein: protein MAISSNLIERITVNPKQCGGRPRIRGMRIRVIDVLDLFAAGLTAVQILDEMLDLEMADLQAALMYAVRRLDHPLLVAA from the coding sequence ATGGCAATTTCTTCTAATTTGATTGAGCGCATCACGGTCAATCCTAAACAATGCGGTGGTCGTCCGCGCATTCGCGGAATGCGTATTCGCGTGATTGATGTGCTCGATTTGTTCGCGGCAGGGTTGACGGCAGTGCAGATTCTAGACGAAATGCTGGATTTGGAAATGGCTGATCTGCAAGCCGCGCTGATGTATGCGGTGCGACGATTAGATCACCCGCTTCTGGTTGCCGCATAA
- a CDS encoding TIGR03663 family protein, with protein sequence MQVETERPSLLDTPFRALLNLDWERALIIAIVVLGILTRLWDLPYRAWNHDEAIHTDWSWNLYTGRGYQHNPIYHGPLLYHLTAFSFLLFGDNDFSARLANTFLGMVLVALPFFFRKWLGRKGALVTAALLLISPAVMYYSRFNRHDIYVEVFVVLMALAIWKYLDERRERWLFASAAFLSLAFTAMETTFIFVAVFAVFLCAHFTYEFLRPRVKWSSEWLALASAIFGIPVFGVIATYSAVRALTVKTTDEDWREIPSFDLAMIFGTFSIPLITPAVITYLLNPIWMILFATDFLPVSAFSDLSTIMSITQSQPDVMFRVIALTVAMVAFSALLGLTWNARVWGIGAVLFWPLFVVFFTTFFTNGSGFFSGLLGSLGYWLSQQTVQRGGQPSYYYLLVLLPMYEFLPYLFGLGAMFWYWYRYRPVRLVAVLVWMLWIIFYYVAIRPLLLGVAPNLADQLVVAFIMLLAPLTFFATYDSEKPESAFPAFLFVWTAGVLILFSWAGEKMPWLTMHLTIPLAFVTGWALEKLLTADWRDLLARGAVWLALLIPLTTVLFVMLIVSPRPFGGMELNQLSATNAFIIVLFMLIVFVGPAFFAVARRFTATEVARISAVAVLILLTGLTIRFAALAVFIQPDSAQETIIYAQGSHDNVTAMQEIEELSRRLCSQTTPGRTQAVPCDNGAIKVAYDDDSSWPFVWYLRNYRNAQYYGASPNAPFDAPVVIVGSKNEEAVKPWLGSRYTKRTYKLIWWPLEGYKDLNLERVANYFREPQQRLDLFNTWFYHTYKENQSQWPYVHLFSFYVRKDVAALMWNYGGNVPPQPLPEDEYTKKFVRLDAARVLGTPGAGKGQFNYPRVIAFDAQGNMFVADSENHRIQKFDAKGEILLTWGTKSPDGVAPPPGTFNQPWGIAVDKAGNVFVSDTWNHRVQKFDNNGKFLTTWGVNGDTRGVAHDSPLQFYGPRAIMADAQGNVYIADTGNKRVTKFSNTGEPLAQYGGVGSDPGQFLEQVGLAIDKQGNIYVADTWNQRIQKFDANFNFVMQWAVDAWDTQTVVNKPYLAVDGEGNVFASDPEGARIMKFASDGKLLSVFGARGNDLASFNLPTGLAFDAQGNLYVADSGNQRILVFTKP encoded by the coding sequence ATGCAAGTTGAAACCGAACGTCCATCCTTGTTGGATACTCCGTTCCGCGCGTTGTTGAATCTCGATTGGGAACGCGCGCTCATCATCGCGATTGTCGTCCTGGGAATTCTGACGCGGCTGTGGGATCTGCCGTACCGCGCGTGGAATCACGACGAAGCGATTCACACCGATTGGTCGTGGAACCTCTACACCGGGCGCGGGTACCAACACAATCCGATTTATCACGGACCGTTGCTCTACCATCTCACCGCGTTTTCGTTTTTGCTGTTCGGCGATAACGATTTCAGCGCGCGTCTCGCGAACACGTTCCTGGGTATGGTGCTCGTCGCGTTGCCGTTCTTTTTCCGCAAGTGGCTCGGACGCAAGGGCGCGCTCGTGACCGCGGCGCTTCTGTTGATTTCACCAGCGGTGATGTACTATTCGCGTTTCAATCGCCACGATATTTACGTCGAAGTGTTCGTCGTGTTGATGGCGCTGGCGATTTGGAAATACCTGGACGAACGACGCGAGCGCTGGCTCTTTGCTTCCGCCGCGTTTCTCTCGCTCGCGTTCACCGCGATGGAGACGACGTTCATCTTTGTCGCGGTCTTTGCGGTGTTCCTCTGCGCGCATTTCACGTACGAATTTTTGCGCCCGCGCGTCAAGTGGTCGTCCGAATGGCTTGCGCTTGCCTCCGCGATTTTCGGCATCCCGGTGTTTGGTGTGATCGCCACGTACAGCGCGGTGCGCGCGCTCACGGTCAAGACGACGGACGAAGACTGGCGCGAGATTCCCAGCTTTGACCTCGCGATGATTTTCGGTACGTTCTCGATTCCGCTCATCACGCCAGCAGTGATAACGTACCTCCTCAATCCAATTTGGATGATCTTGTTCGCAACTGATTTTCTCCCCGTCTCCGCGTTCAGCGATCTCAGCACGATCATGTCCATCACGCAATCGCAACCGGACGTGATGTTCCGCGTCATCGCGTTGACCGTGGCGATGGTCGCGTTCTCGGCGCTACTGGGTTTGACGTGGAACGCGCGCGTGTGGGGGATTGGCGCGGTCTTGTTCTGGCCCCTCTTCGTCGTCTTTTTCACGACGTTCTTTACAAATGGCTCGGGCTTTTTCTCCGGCTTGCTTGGCTCGCTGGGTTATTGGTTGTCGCAACAAACCGTGCAACGCGGCGGTCAACCCTCGTACTATTATTTGCTCGTGCTGTTGCCGATGTACGAATTTCTGCCGTACCTCTTTGGTCTCGGCGCGATGTTTTGGTACTGGTACCGCTATCGTCCCGTGCGGCTCGTCGCGGTACTCGTGTGGATGCTGTGGATCATTTTTTATTACGTCGCGATTCGTCCGTTATTGTTGGGCGTCGCGCCGAATCTTGCCGATCAACTCGTCGTCGCGTTCATCATGCTTCTCGCGCCGCTGACATTCTTTGCGACGTACGATTCTGAAAAACCCGAAAGTGCGTTTCCGGCATTTCTGTTTGTGTGGACCGCGGGCGTGCTCATCTTGTTCAGTTGGGCGGGCGAAAAAATGCCGTGGCTCACGATGCACCTGACGATTCCGCTCGCGTTCGTCACTGGGTGGGCACTCGAAAAATTGCTCACGGCGGACTGGCGCGATTTGCTCGCGCGCGGCGCGGTGTGGCTTGCGCTCCTCATCCCGCTCACTACGGTGTTGTTCGTGATGTTGATCGTGTCCCCGCGTCCGTTTGGAGGCATGGAACTCAACCAACTTTCCGCGACGAACGCGTTCATCATCGTGCTGTTCATGTTGATCGTGTTCGTCGGTCCCGCGTTCTTCGCCGTCGCGCGACGATTCACCGCGACGGAGGTCGCGCGCATCAGCGCGGTCGCGGTGTTGATTCTCCTGACCGGGTTAACGATTCGATTTGCCGCGCTGGCGGTGTTCATCCAACCCGATTCGGCGCAAGAGACGATCATCTACGCGCAAGGTTCGCACGACAACGTGACGGCGATGCAAGAGATCGAAGAGTTGTCGCGGCGGCTATGTTCGCAGACGACGCCGGGTAGAACGCAAGCGGTGCCGTGCGACAACGGCGCGATCAAGGTCGCCTACGACGACGACTCGTCGTGGCCCTTTGTGTGGTATCTGCGAAATTATCGCAACGCGCAGTACTATGGCGCGAGTCCGAATGCGCCCTTCGACGCGCCGGTTGTGATCGTCGGTTCGAAGAACGAGGAGGCGGTCAAACCCTGGCTGGGTAGCCGCTACACCAAGCGCACGTACAAACTGATTTGGTGGCCCCTTGAAGGATACAAGGATTTGAACCTCGAACGCGTGGCGAATTATTTCCGCGAACCGCAACAGCGTTTGGATTTGTTCAACACCTGGTTCTATCACACCTACAAGGAAAACCAGAGCCAGTGGCCCTACGTGCATCTGTTTTCGTTTTACGTTCGCAAAGATGTCGCGGCGCTGATGTGGAATTACGGCGGCAATGTGCCGCCGCAACCGCTACCGGAAGACGAGTACACGAAAAAGTTCGTGCGGCTCGACGCAGCGCGTGTGCTCGGCACGCCCGGCGCGGGCAAAGGTCAGTTCAATTACCCGCGCGTCATCGCGTTTGACGCGCAAGGCAACATGTTCGTCGCCGATTCGGAAAATCATCGCATCCAGAAATTCGATGCGAAAGGCGAAATCCTCCTGACCTGGGGCACGAAAAGTCCGGATGGCGTCGCGCCGCCGCCGGGTACGTTCAATCAACCCTGGGGTATCGCGGTGGACAAAGCCGGGAACGTGTTCGTTTCCGATACCTGGAATCATCGCGTCCAGAAATTCGACAACAACGGCAAGTTCCTGACAACCTGGGGTGTGAACGGCGACACGCGCGGGGTCGCGCACGATAGTCCATTGCAGTTCTATGGTCCGCGCGCGATTATGGCGGACGCGCAAGGCAATGTCTACATCGCGGACACGGGCAACAAGCGCGTGACCAAGTTCTCGAATACCGGCGAGCCGCTCGCGCAGTACGGCGGCGTCGGCTCCGATCCCGGTCAGTTCCTCGAACAAGTGGGGCTTGCGATAGACAAGCAGGGCAATATCTACGTTGCCGACACGTGGAATCAACGCATCCAAAAATTCGACGCGAATTTCAATTTTGTGATGCAATGGGCGGTGGATGCCTGGGACACGCAAACGGTGGTCAACAAACCGTACCTCGCCGTGGATGGCGAGGGCAACGTGTTCGCGTCCGATCCCGAAGGCGCGCGAATTATGAAATTTGCGAGCGATGGCAAATTGCTGTCCGTGTTCGGCGCGCGCGGCAACGACCTCGCGTCGTTCAACTTGCCGACCGGTCTCGCGTTCGACGCGCAAGGGAATCTCTACGTCGCGGATTCCGGCAATCAGCGCATCCTTGTTTTTACTAAACCGTAA
- a CDS encoding flippase-like domain-containing protein: MKPRQIITLIASLAITGVFLYLALGRVDWTKLGQSFASVNYGFAAFAVVAMLSSYVLRTVRWRQFLAPTQKIPVRRLFPVLIVGFSLNNLLPARPGEFARGYWLGKREGISKTLGIATVIVERVADGFTLIGFLVAALVLFERLGLDLPSIAEWIAVAMTLIFGIALGGMIFLLVRESLALRALRWFTRLLPARFAARIERMLGSFVLGLHSLKSSRDVLVIVLLSIAIWTLEAATYFFMLIAFGALPTYGRRAVAGVMTMAMINFGVMIPAAPGGVGPYEAAGIFALASFGVDETTAAGVALATHAIQFVLITGLGLLFIWREGLRVVTNESDA; this comes from the coding sequence TTGAAACCTCGACAAATTATCACGCTCATCGCCAGTCTCGCGATCACCGGGGTGTTCCTCTACCTCGCGCTTGGTCGCGTGGATTGGACGAAACTCGGGCAGTCGTTCGCGTCCGTGAACTATGGGTTCGCCGCGTTCGCGGTGGTGGCGATGCTCTCGAGTTACGTTTTGCGAACGGTGCGTTGGCGACAGTTTCTCGCGCCGACGCAAAAAATTCCGGTGCGCCGCTTGTTCCCCGTGCTGATCGTCGGTTTTTCGCTCAACAATCTTCTGCCCGCGCGTCCCGGCGAATTTGCGCGCGGCTATTGGCTGGGCAAGCGCGAAGGCATTTCGAAAACACTCGGCATTGCGACGGTGATCGTCGAACGCGTCGCAGACGGTTTTACGCTGATCGGTTTTCTCGTCGCCGCGCTGGTATTGTTCGAGCGGCTGGGTCTCGATTTGCCGTCCATCGCCGAGTGGATCGCGGTGGCGATGACGTTGATCTTTGGGATCGCGCTCGGCGGAATGATTTTCTTGCTCGTGCGCGAGTCGCTCGCGTTGCGCGCGTTGCGGTGGTTTACGCGCTTGTTGCCCGCGAGGTTCGCCGCGCGCATCGAAAGAATGCTCGGCTCGTTCGTACTCGGTTTGCATTCGCTCAAATCATCGCGCGATGTGCTCGTGATTGTGTTGCTCTCGATCGCGATTTGGACGCTGGAAGCCGCGACGTACTTTTTCATGCTCATCGCGTTCGGCGCGCTGCCGACGTACGGACGCCGCGCGGTCGCCGGGGTGATGACGATGGCGATGATCAATTTCGGCGTGATGATTCCCGCCGCGCCCGGCGGCGTGGGTCCGTACGAAGCCGCCGGCATTTTTGCGCTCGCCTCGTTTGGAGTGGATGAGACGACCGCCGCGGGCGTGGCGTTGGCGACGCACGCGATCCAATTTGTGTTGATCACCGGGCTAGGACTGTTGTTTATTTGGCGCGAGGGACTCCGGGTTGTAACGAACGAGAGTGACGCGTAA
- a CDS encoding 3'-5' exonuclease — protein MLSFPENFVSVDVETAGPNPSQYSLLSIGACLVSNPTRGFYIELQPVNRNAIPEALAISQLSLDELAARGMPPMDALREFEVWLAVNAPNPVFLAFNAPFDWMFVADYFHRFLGHNPFGHAALDIKAYFMGAFGVTWDETRMRAIMARLHLPATPLTHNALSDAQDQARLFGKILEAMNRDARDM, from the coding sequence ATGCTGTCCTTCCCTGAGAATTTCGTTTCCGTTGACGTTGAGACTGCAGGACCGAATCCCAGTCAGTATTCGCTTCTTTCGATTGGGGCGTGCCTGGTATCCAATCCGACGCGCGGTTTTTACATCGAACTGCAACCGGTCAATCGCAACGCGATCCCCGAAGCGCTCGCGATCAGCCAACTGTCGCTCGACGAACTTGCCGCGCGCGGCATGCCGCCCATGGACGCGCTGCGCGAATTTGAAGTGTGGCTCGCGGTCAACGCGCCCAACCCAGTTTTTCTCGCGTTCAACGCGCCGTTCGATTGGATGTTCGTCGCCGATTATTTTCACCGATTTCTTGGGCACAATCCATTTGGGCACGCCGCGCTGGACATCAAAGCGTACTTTATGGGCGCGTTCGGCGTGACCTGGGATGAAACGCGGATGCGCGCGATCATGGCGCGCTTGCATCTGCCCGCCACGCCGCTCACGCACAACGCGTTGAGTGACGCGCAGGATCAGGCGCGATTGTTTGGAAAGATTCTTGAAGCAATGAATCGCGATGCGCGCGATATGTGA